The genomic stretch ACCCTGGTCATGAGCGCCCGTCCGCGGGGCGCGGTCAGGCGGGTCCCGCCACGCCCTTCCCGCGCCGAACTCCGCCGCTACGGCCCACCTGCCGCAGGGCGCCGCGACCGGTCGTTGCCCCGGGCACAGCGGCGGCGCGCCGCCACGCGGCTGCCGCGGCGAAGCCGAACGTCGCCCCGCACGCTACGTCCCGCAGAAGGTCGCCTGCACGCGCTGATCGGGCCGCGGCGGCAGCGCGTAGCGCTCGTGTACCGGCTGGTTCTCGAACGGCCGCGCCAGCACCTCGACCAGCGCCTCGAACGGCGCCAGGTCATCGCGTTCCACGGCAGCCGCGATCGCTTCCTCGACCAGGTGATTGCGCGGGATGAAGGCCGGGTTCACCGCGCGCATCGCTGCCGCGCGCGCCTCCGGCGTGACGCCCTCCCCCGCCACGCGCTCGCGCCAGCGCGCGAGCCACTCGCGACCCGCCGCCGGGTCGGCAAACAGTGAGCAGAAAGCCTCGCCCTTTCCCTCCGCCGCATCCGCCAGGCGGCGGAACGCCAGCGTGAAGTCGGCCTCGTTTTCCGCCATGCGCGCCAGCAGGTCCTGGATCAGTGCCTCGTCGCCCGGCGCTTCCTCGCGCAGCCCGATCTTGGCCAGCAGCCCCATCCGCCAGGCCGCGCCGAAGGCGGGCGAAAACCCCGCCAGCACGCCCTTTGCCTGGTCCACGGACGCGGCCTCGTCCTCGCCGATCAGCGGCAGCAGCGCCTCGGCCAGGCGCGCCAGATTCCAATGCGCGATCGCCGGCTGGTTGGCGAAGGCGTAGCGGCCCTGGTGGTCGATGGATGAAAACACCGTCTCCGGATGGTAGTGGTCCAGGAACGCGCAGGGGCCGTAGTCGATCGTCTCGCCGCTGACGGCGCAATTGTCGGTGTTCATCACGCCATGGATGAAGCCGACCAGCATCCAGCGCGCGATGAGCGACGCCTGCCGCGCCACCACGCCCTCGAAGAACGCCAGCGCCGGGTTCTCGGCGCGCGCCGCATCCGGATCATGCCGCGCGATGGCGTGGTCCAGCAGCGCGCGCAGGCTGTCCATGTCCCTGCGTGCGGCGAAATACTGGAAGGTGCCCACACGGATATGGCTGGCCGCGATGCGCGTCAGCACCGCGCCGGGCAGCGCGTCCTCGCGGAACACGTGCTCGCCCGTCGCCACCGCCGCCAGCGCGCGCGTGGTGGGAATGCCCAGCGCCGCCATCGCCTCCGCCACGATGTATTCGCGCAGCACCGGCCCGAGTGCGGCCCGACCGTCGCCGCGCCGCGAGAACGGCGTCGGCCCCGACCCCTTCAGCTGGATGTCGCGCCGCAGCCCCGCCGGTGTGACCACCTCCCCCAGCAGGATGGCGCGACCATCGCCGAGGCTCGGCGAGAAATGCCCGAACTGATGCCCCGAATAGGCCTGCGCGATCGGCTCCGCGCCGGGCGGGACATGGTTGCCCGCCAGCATCGCGACACCCGCGAGCGAGGCCAGCCAGGCGGGATCGAGCCCGAGGTCCCGCGCCAGTCCGCTATTCAGCTTCAGCAGCCGCGGCGCGGAAACGGGCGTCGGCGGCAGCCGCTTGAACAGCGCCTCCGGCAGGCGTGCGTAGGAATTGTCGAAGACCGGGCGCGTGCTGGTCTCGGGCAGGGCGGCGGGGATCGGCGTGTCGGGCATGGATGGCACATCGCGCGGGCGAAGGCGCGGGACAAGGCCCTGAAACGACCGGCCCTCGTCTCGGCGCCACCCCGACGGTTTTCGCTTCCGATGCCGCTCGAGGCAACAAACAATGCCCTCGTTTGCTGAAGGTGCGCCGATGCACCTCCTGGTCGGTCTCGCGGAGGCCGCCGTCCTCGTCGTGACGATCGGGGCGGTCCAGTCGCAGGGGATGGATGCCGAGACGCGAGACCTCCTCGAGCAGGCAAGCCCGAGACTCGTCACCATCCCCGTGATCGACCCGGATGCGGCACCCGAGGCGCGCAGCGATCCGCCGTTCCATCTGCACATCCCGGCTATTGCCGTGGAGAGCCTCATCGGATCGGCCTCCGGCAGCACGCGTGTCTTGGCCAGTCTCCGGAACCGATCCGTGGATCCCGAACGATTGGGCGGATCTCACGTCCCGGACTGCACGGATCAGGCGCCGGGAAGCGCGTGCGTGGCGCAAGGCGGGCGACGCGAGAACGAACGGCGCAGGGCCAATGGCGAATGCGGCATGGAAATCGTCCTGCAGTATCGCCCCTCGTCGGAGACGCTACCGGACCAAACGCTCAGGCATCTTGGCGGCATGAGCCAACCAGCATGCTCCCTCACGTCCGACCCTAACCTCGACATGCTGCTGCATTACCGGCCAATGATCTCCAGCACGGCGGTCCCAGCGGGGACGGTGGCTGCACCTGTCGATCGGCATGCGCCGTCGCGGGCATCCGGAGGCCTTCCACCCTGCTCATTTCGTGCGTATCGGCGCCAACGGCCCCGCAAGCCTTGCCCGATGGGTGCGACTTGCAGGCTCCACGGCTTCGCCGATGACGTGGCCTTCGCCGTCGCGATCCGCAGTGACGACGTCACGAATGCCGGAGCATCCTTGGCAGGGTCTCGGCCCAGATCGAGGCCTGGCGACGGGCCGCAACCGAGATCCAGCCGGCCCGCAACTGACGATCCCCGCACGCGGGGGGCTGGACGTCCGCTGCCCCAACGTCGCGGGAGCAGCACGGAACGGATCGCGACTCCCTCACCCCTTCCGGAAGAACGCCTCCGCCGCCGCCCGATGCCCCTCGCGCGCCTCGATGCCGGCCTCCGCCCGCGCGATCTCGGCCTGCAGCTCCGCGATATACTCGCGCAACTGCCCGACATCCCAGCCGTCGAAGCGCGGCTTCTCGAGCACCTGCCGCCGGCGCGGCATGTCGTCCTGGTCTGGGCCACCCATATGTGTTCCTCCGTCTCCGACCAGGGCTTTGACCCTGCCCCGGCGCGTCAGTATAGGGGGCGTCACATTGTCGCGGGGGTTCGCTGCTGCCCCCCGGCCACCCGAGGTCCGCCCATGCCACAGCCCCTAATGCCCAAGGCCACCGCCGTGTGGCTGATCGACAAGACGTCCCTGTCCTTCGACCAGATCGCCGATTTCGTCGGCATGCATCCGCTCGAGATCCAGGCCATTGCCGATGGAGAGGTGGCGCAGGGCATCGTCGGCTACGACCCGATCGCAACCGGCCAGCTCACGCGCGAGGAAATCGCCCGCTGCGAGGCCGACCCCGCCGCCCGCCTGGTCCTGCAGGAAAGCACCATCGTGCTGCCCAAGCAGCGCGCCAAGGGCGGCCGCTACACGCCGGTGTCCAAGCGCAACGACCGCCCGGACGGCATCGCCTTCCTGCTGCGCAACTACCCGACGCTGCCGGACGCGACCATCGCCAAGCTGCTCGGCACCACCAAGGACACCATCGCCAAGGTGCGCGACAAGACCCACTGGAACAGCGCCAACATCAAGCCGCGCGACCCTGTCATCCTGGGCCTGTGCAGCCAGGGGGACCTGAACGCGGCGGTGGCGTCCATCGGCGGGCCCGCGCCACTCGACGTGCAGCCGGCCGACGACGCGGCCTGAGGCTGCGGTCGCGCCCATCGCCAGGGCGGCTCGGTCGGGCGTCCTCGCAGGTATCTCCGCGCCACGCGACGGCAGGCCCGTCGCAGCCGCCCCACAGCCGTCCCACCGGGCCAGGTCAGATGGCTAAGCGTCATGGCCCGCCGCGAACCCGCCCTTCCGTCAGGCATCGCTCGACCGACCACGCAGGCGCGGCATCCGGGGCTGGCCGGCGCCGCCGCAGCGCGCCGCGACCACCCCGGCGGCAGCCTCCCTCAGTGCCGCGTGGCGGCCTTGAGGCGCTCCATCTCCTCCTTGAGTTTCAACTTCTCTCGCTTCAGCCGGGCCAACGCTTGCCCATCGGGCAGCGGGCGGCGGTCCTCGTCCAGGATTCGGCGCTCGAGGGCAGCGTGGCGGTCCTCGAGGGAGGCGATCCGGGCGTCAAGCGACATTCGATGCGCATCTCCGGGTTCGGGCCCGGCACCGCCACCGCGGGGCCGAGGCCGTGGTTCGGAGCCGGTGTCCCGGCCCCCGTTCAACCGCGGGTGCGACAACCGGAATGGCTGTCACGCCCCGGCCCTGGCATGTTAAGGGCCATGCGGACAGGAATGCACCCCACGATTTCGCAATCTTCCTTGCCGAACCCTTCACCTCATCTCCGGGGCCGCCGGCCATGATCGCCGACCGTGACGCCATGCTGCGCCGCCTGCACGAATTGCGCAGCGAGCACCGCGACCTCGACACCGTCATCGCCCGGCTGGACGGCTCGGCGGTGGACCAGTTGCAGCTGCAGCGCCTGAAGAAGCGCAAGCTGAAGCTGAAGGACGAGATCGCCTGGCTCGAAGGCCGGCTGGTGCCGGATATCATTGCGTAGTTTGTTTGCCCTCAGAGGGCGGGCGGGCCGCATCCGCGGCCCTTGCCTTCGCGCCGTGCACGGGTGCGCTGAACGCCGCTGACGGTCCGCGCGCGGTCGCGCCGTGCGCTCCCGGATCGCGCAGCGATGCGCTTCTCCCGGCCCTCAGACGGCGGGCGCCGGCGTCCGCCGGCTTGCCTTCGCGCCACGCATTGGCGCGCCCGGCACGGCTGACACCCTGGGCGCGGTCGCGCCGTGCGCTCCGGGATCGCTGCGCGATCCGCGTTTGCCCCCCGCCACCGGGCGCCACATGCGCGCAGGGGGCTGTCATCCACCGCGCTGCATCGTATAGGGCTTTCGGGTGGCCGGTCCTCGATGGGGTCCGGTCAGGGTTCAGCGCTGGTCGGGCCGCCAGCGAAGCGTATCCACGCCCGAAGGCGACCCATGGCCCACGCCCATCATGCTGCCCCCAGCGCGCTCCGCCGCTTCCTCGACGGCCAGTCCTCCGCCGGCCTGATGCTGATGGGCGCGGCCGCGCTCGCCCTCGTCATCGCCAATTCGCCGCTGCAGGCGGGCTACGATGCGCTGCTGCGCACCTACCTGGGCCCGCTGTCGGTCGGGCACTGGATCAACGACGGGCTGATGGCGGTGTTCTTCCTGCTCGTCGGCCTCGAGATCAAGCGCGAGACCCTGGACGGCCAGCTCTCGACCTGGTCGCGCCGCGCCCTGCCGGGCATCGCCGCCGCCGGCGGCATGGCGGTCCCGGCGCTGGTCTACCTCGCCTTCGCCGCGGAGCCGGCGCCACAGGGCTGGGCCATCCCGGCCGCCACCGACATCGCCTTCGCGCTCGGCATCCTCTCGCTACTCGGCCCCCGCGTGCCGGTCTCGCTGCGCGTCTTCCTCACGGCGCTCGCCATCATCGACGACCTCGGCGCCGTCATCATCATCGCGCTGTTCTACACCGCCGGCCTGTCGCTGCCGGATCTCGCGGGCGCCGCCGTGGTGGTGGGCGTGCTGTTCGCGATGAACCGCGGCGGCGTGCGCAGCCTGACGCCCTACCTGCTGCTCGGCCTGCTGCTCTGGCTGCTGATCCTGCGCTCGGGCGTCCATGCCACGCTGGCCGGCGTGGTCCTGGCGCTGACCATCCCCCTCCAGCCCACGCCCGGCCGGCCCGACCACGAGGCCGCGAGCCCCCTGCACCGGCTCGAGCACGCGCTGCACATCCCGGTCGGCTTTCTCATCGTGCCGGTCTTCGGCCTGGCCAATGCCGGCGTGCCGATCCTCGGCCTGTCGGCCGAGGCGCTGGTGGCGCCGGTGACACTCGGCGTCGGGCTCGGTCTCGTGGTGGGCAAGCTGGTCGGCGTGCTGGGCTTCTCGCTGCTCGCGATCCGGCTCGGGCTGGCGGACATGCCCGCCTATGCAGGGCGGCTGCAACTGACGGGTATCGCGCTGCTCTGCGGCGTGGGCTTCACCATGAGCCTGTTCATCACGCTGCTGGCCTTCCCCGAGGATGCGCTGCTCCAGGCGCAGGCGAAGCTCGGCATCCTGGGCGGGTCGCTGGTGGCCGGGGTGCTCGGCTACGCCCTGTTGCACGTGGCGCCGCGGGACGTGGCCGGCACGCCGTCGCGCTAGCAGCGATCCGCGATGTCGAATCACGGTCCAGCCATCAGGTTGCGGTCGATGTCATCCACCGACTGGTCGCCCGCGGCCCAACGTCCGCGGGCATTGCCCTGCGCGGCGACGTTGGACCCGCCGGCGCCCGCGG from Roseomonas fluvialis encodes the following:
- a CDS encoding protein adenylyltransferase SelO, which codes for MPDTPIPAALPETSTRPVFDNSYARLPEALFKRLPPTPVSAPRLLKLNSGLARDLGLDPAWLASLAGVAMLAGNHVPPGAEPIAQAYSGHQFGHFSPSLGDGRAILLGEVVTPAGLRRDIQLKGSGPTPFSRRGDGRAALGPVLREYIVAEAMAALGIPTTRALAAVATGEHVFREDALPGAVLTRIAASHIRVGTFQYFAARRDMDSLRALLDHAIARHDPDAARAENPALAFFEGVVARQASLIARWMLVGFIHGVMNTDNCAVSGETIDYGPCAFLDHYHPETVFSSIDHQGRYAFANQPAIAHWNLARLAEALLPLIGEDEAASVDQAKGVLAGFSPAFGAAWRMGLLAKIGLREEAPGDEALIQDLLARMAENEADFTLAFRRLADAAEGKGEAFCSLFADPAAGREWLARWRERVAGEGVTPEARAAAMRAVNPAFIPRNHLVEEAIAAAVERDDLAPFEALVEVLARPFENQPVHERYALPPRPDQRVQATFCGT
- a CDS encoding DUF1192 domain-containing protein, giving the protein MGGPDQDDMPRRRQVLEKPRFDGWDVGQLREYIAELQAEIARAEAGIEAREGHRAAAEAFFRKG
- a CDS encoding DUF1013 domain-containing protein translates to MPQPLMPKATAVWLIDKTSLSFDQIADFVGMHPLEIQAIADGEVAQGIVGYDPIATGQLTREEIARCEADPAARLVLQESTIVLPKQRAKGGRYTPVSKRNDRPDGIAFLLRNYPTLPDATIAKLLGTTKDTIAKVRDKTHWNSANIKPRDPVILGLCSQGDLNAAVASIGGPAPLDVQPADDAA
- a CDS encoding YdcH family protein encodes the protein MSLDARIASLEDRHAALERRILDEDRRPLPDGQALARLKREKLKLKEEMERLKAATRH
- a CDS encoding YdcH family protein, whose amino-acid sequence is MIADRDAMLRRLHELRSEHRDLDTVIARLDGSAVDQLQLQRLKKRKLKLKDEIAWLEGRLVPDIIA
- the nhaA gene encoding Na+/H+ antiporter NhaA is translated as MAHAHHAAPSALRRFLDGQSSAGLMLMGAAALALVIANSPLQAGYDALLRTYLGPLSVGHWINDGLMAVFFLLVGLEIKRETLDGQLSTWSRRALPGIAAAGGMAVPALVYLAFAAEPAPQGWAIPAATDIAFALGILSLLGPRVPVSLRVFLTALAIIDDLGAVIIIALFYTAGLSLPDLAGAAVVVGVLFAMNRGGVRSLTPYLLLGLLLWLLILRSGVHATLAGVVLALTIPLQPTPGRPDHEAASPLHRLEHALHIPVGFLIVPVFGLANAGVPILGLSAEALVAPVTLGVGLGLVVGKLVGVLGFSLLAIRLGLADMPAYAGRLQLTGIALLCGVGFTMSLFITLLAFPEDALLQAQAKLGILGGSLVAGVLGYALLHVAPRDVAGTPSR